The nucleotide sequence GACGATTGTCGCTCGAGAATTCGGAGTCCGGACCGGAGGTGCGTGGGCCCGCTCTGAGCGCCAGGTAGAGAAACGGGTGACGAAAGTCATCGAGGGGCTCTTCCGGACCCATGGCCCACACGGTGCCCTCGCCCGAAGCTGGCCGACCCGAAGCATGCTGCTTTGGGTCGCGATCCTTCTCGGGGCCTTCCTCTCCATGGAGCTCCTCCGGTTGATCATCTGACCCGAGGTCGCCTAGTTATCCCCGGCGGTCCCTTCGCGAACGAAACGGGCATCGGCGGGGGCGAGAGGGATCGCCGCGAGCTCTCCGGCGGTGAACCAGCCGAGCTCCGTGTGCTCCGTCGCGCGAGGGGCCCCGCGGACGCTCACCTCGACGAAGCGGATCTCGAAGGGAGATCCGGGGTCGCGGGTGCGGAAGAGTTCCCGGCCAAGCCCTGTGACTTCCAGCCCCAGCTCCTCCCCGAGCTCTCTCCGCGCCGCGTCGAGGAGGGACTCACCGGCGAGGAGCTTTCCTCCCGGAAACTCCCACATCCCCCCGTGCCGCTTCTCCGGAGGGCGGCGACCCACGAGGTAACGCTCCCCCTCCCGAATCACCGCGGCCACCACCGGAATCGTCTTCTCCTGGGGAGCTGGTTCGGTCATGACGGGAATAGGACGGAGGAGCGCGGGCCGGTCAATGTGGGTCCTCCGGGCCGAGGACATCCCCGACGGAATCCGCTTCCCCCCCCACTTGCGCGCACCGGCCGAATTTCGATATCAAACGGCATGATCCACTCTCGATCCGCTCCGGGCGCTCCTCTGCGCACAATGATCATTGGGGCTGTCGCCCTCGTCTTCGGGGGGTGCGGGGGCGGGGAGACTTCGGCCGCGGAAGCCTTTCGAAACCTCGACCTGACCGTCGCGGCCCTCGACGGGCGCGCGGTGGCGCTACGGGACGGGAGGGTCGGCTTTCCCGACGAAGGAATCGAGGTCGTCCTCGACGGGCTTCACCTGACCGGATCGTTGGACTCGGAGCGGGGGGAGGTGACGGCCGGGTTTCTCTACACGAACCGGGAAGGAGCCCTCTCGGAGATCGAGCTGGTAGTCGCGCTACGACGAGAGGGAGAGGAAATGCAACACCTGGGCTCGCGCCTCCTGGGAGGCCCGTTCCGCGTGGAGGGAATTCGATACGAAGCCGGAGAGATCGTCGTCTACCTCCTCGACTACTCCCTGGACGATCCCCCCTGTTGTCCCACGATTTCGCTCCAGCGCCGCTTCCACCTGGTGGACGGGGAGGTGCGGGAGGTCGAAGTGGTGGATCCCGATAGTGAGGAGAGGGTCCCGGAAGGGGCGATCGAAACACCCGCCTGAGCCGGGGAAGCCAGGCTCCCCGACTCCGGACGAGCCCGGGCGCGCCGCCTCAGTGCGCGTGCTCTCCGTGCCCGCCCGTCAGCATCTCCCCGTAAAAGGCCGCGAGCCGGTCCCGGACCTGGGGAAAACGAATCGCTTCGAGAGTCGCGGCCCGGATCGCCTCCCACTCGGCGACCGCGGCGTCCGCGGCCGCGTTCCAAGCAACCGGATCGCCCGCCACCTGCGCCGCCTCGAGGACCGGAATGAGCTCCCGGATTCGATCGCGGCGCGGCTCGAGGGCCGGGAGTCGTCCGGTCCGGAGCAACGAGGAGAGCAGGCCGCCGTCCCGTCCTTCTTCCACCGTTTCGGCGAGCGCGAGGCCCAGGGCCCGGATGCGGTAGGAATCCGCTTCGCCGGCGAGGCGCGCGGCGGCGGGCGGCTCGAGCCCTACCGCCCAATACGCGAGCCACGGATTGTGGCCGGCGAAGGGCCCATCCGGGGAGGGGACGAACCAGACGTGGAGCATCGTGAGCTCCATCCCCGGCGGAGAGAGCTCCGGGTGGGTGTGCCAGGCGTCCAGCGCTCCGTCGAAGAGGTCCGGCGTTTCCTGGCCGGGGCGCGCCTGGTAGGCGAAGGCGACGCCAACGAGCTTCTCCTCCCCCGCCACGGGAGAAAACATCAGATGCTCGGGCCGAGCGGGGTCGGAGCCCGTCCCCGAGAGCATCCGCACCGCATTCACCCAGTGCGTTCCCATCGTGGGAATCATCCCGAGCGCCGGGCGAAATCCCGAATCCCGCGCGGTGGCCGGCTGCGCGAAGGGGGCGACCGAGGCCTCGACGGCCGCGATCTGTTCTCGCGCTAGCTCGGAAAGCGCCGCCTCCGGCTCCCCGTGCATGGCGGCATGATCGTGCCCGGCCGCGTGATCGTGGGTCTCCGCGTGATCCTGTGGCGCGGCGGCGTCGTGGGGTGCCGCCTGATCGTGGGTCCCATGATCGTGATCCGCCGCGGCGGGCGGCGTCTGAGCCCCCAGCGCGAGTGGCGCGATCGCAACGAGCAACACCGGCAGTAATCGAATCCCCGTCATTTTTCCTCCCTCGAACCTGCGTGTCCGCATTTCTCCCTGCCGATTCGAGGGAGCAGCCCCGACGAACGTTAACCGGTCCGTCGGGGCCGCCTCCGCGCCAGCAGGACTATTGCGGGTAGGTCGGGCCCTGATCCGCGGCCGGAACGGTGCCCTCGCCCATGTAGGTGAACTTCTGAATCCTACGTCCTTGATACGTCTCGGTCGTGTAAATGTTGCCGTTCGAGTCCGTCGCGATGCTGTGGAGCGAATAGAAATGGCCCGGATACCGCCCCCCCCGGCCGAAGGTCGTCAGCTCTTCCAGCGTCTCGCGGACAATCACGTGCACACGTTGATTCCGGCCATCGGCGAGGAAGAGATAGCGCTGCTCCGGATCGCGCGAGAATGCCACGTCCCAGGTCGACCCTTCCCCGAGCGTTTCGGGATTGTAGAAGTGCTCTTGAACGAATTCCCCGTCCATCGTGAAAACCTGGAGCCGGTTGTTCTGGCGGTCGCAGACGTACACGAGTCGGTCGGTCGAGACGTCCGCGCAGTGCACTGGGCCCCGGAACTGCTGGGTCGCGCCTCGTTCCACACCGGTGAAGAGGTCGGGGTTGTCGTCCGGCACGTTTCCGTACGCGCCCCAGAAGCGCTTCATCGCGCCCGTGCTGGCGTCGAGGACCGCGACACGCCGGTTGAAGTAGCCGTCGGCGAGGAAGGCTTCGTTCGATTCCGCGTCCACGAAGATCTTCGCCACCCGTCCGAAGCTCGTGGAATCGAGGGAGTTCCGAACCGCCGCGCTGTCCGGGCCGATCCGCGCTCCGTGAACCCCATACTGGGCGATGAACTGACCGGACTGCGTAAACTTGAGGACGTGCGCGTCACCCCCCCCATTGCCTCCGATCCAGACGTAACCCTGGTGGTCCACGAAGATTCCGTGGTTGGACTCCGGCCAGGTGAAGCCCTCCCCCTCGAAGCCGGCGGCGTAGCCCCAACCCTGTACCACGTTCCCATCCCGGTCGAAGGCGATGACCGGAGGAGCGACCCGGCAGCAGAGCTGGGAGGTGACGGGCTCGATGTCGAGGGAGTGCTCGTTGTCGTCGAGCGTCTCCGGGCGATGGACGATCCAGACCTGATCCTGATCGTCCACCCAGACTCCGATCGTCGAGCCGAGGACCCAGGCGTTCGGGAGTGGCTTAGGCCAGAAGGGATCCACCTGGAAGAGCGGTGCGGTGATGGCCTGGGCATCCGCCTGGCTCCGAAGCAAGAACTGGCCGACCCAGAGCCCGCCAGTCAGAGTGATCAGGGCGCCGACGAGCATGGACTTGTTTCGTGGCATCATGGCTACTCCTCCCCTCGTGGGTGCTGGATCGCCGAGAACGGAGCGGGTCGCCCGCTGGAAATGGACGGACGGCGGACCCGGCTCGGGCGAGCGAGATGAGCCACGGTAAGGTCCGGGCTCCGCCCCTGTCCACAAAATTCGCCCGCCCAGCGGGCGATGCCATGGCGAATTGAGCCCGTCTCAGCTCAAAGGAAGAAGCGCCAATACAGGAAGAGGAGCGCGAATCCCACGAGAAATGCGGCGGACGCCCGGGCGAGGAGGAGGAGGCCCCCTTTCGGCCGCGCCGCCTCGGGCGTGTGGGGCCCGGTGAGCAAGCGAAGATTGAATACGGCGAGGATCGGCGTCGTGAGGAAGGAAAGCGTCGTGGCGAGATCCACGAGCCCGGTGAGGCGCTCGGACATGACCGACAGGATTAGGATCGCGCCGGCGAAGAGCGCCGCCATCGAGACCACTTCCGGCGCGCGCGATACCCTCGCCCCCGGAGGCACCGCGAAGAGCTCGCGGTAGAGCGCCTGAAAGACGCGGGGGATTCCGTCGCTCACGGCCAGAGTCGTGCTGAACATGGTCACGAGGGCCGCCGTCCCGATGATCGGCACGCTCCACGCGCCCAGGGAGGTGCGGTAGAGGGAGATGAGGCGTTCCGCGAAGGCGACGCTTCCCACGGGCGTCGGGTCGCCCGAGCCGTACATGAGCGTCGCCCCCAGCGCGAGGAAGAGGACCGCCATGATGCTGGCCGCCCCATACCCCAGGTTGAAGTCGGTCACGGCGTGGCGGACGGTCGGCACGTGCCCGGTCTGGTTGCGCCTCTCCAGCGTCCAGAGCGAATGCCAGACCCCCACGTCGAGGGGAATGGGCATCCACCCCATGAGGGCGATCACGAAGGCTAGGCCCGCCCCGTTCCAGATCGCCGGGGGGATGTACAAAGGGTCCGGCGTCCCGGGCCGCGTGAAGGCGAGCGCGACCGCGAGGACGGTGAGGACCCCGAGAACCGCCATGATCGCCTTCATCGTCGAGTCGAGCGCCGGATATCGCCCCGAGAGAATCAGAAAGCCGCAGAGGCCGAGGACGGCGAGCGACCATTGAAAAGAGGTGAGGTACGTCCCGAGGAGCTGCCCCGCGATCCCGGCCGTGACGAGCGTCACCGAGGCGAGCACGGCGAACATCGTGCCGACGGTGATCGCCACATAAGTCCAGAGCGCCCAAGGCCCGAGGCGCCGGTACCCGGTGACGAGCGACTCCCCGGTCGCGGCGGCGTAGCGGGGGGCGAACTCGAGGAAGGGATACTTCGAAAGGCAGGCGAGGAGGACCGCCCAGAGGAGGAGGTAACCGTAATCGGCGCCGGCCCGGGTCGCCTGCACCAGGTGAGAGACCCCCACCGCCGCACCAGCCATGACGACGCCGGGCCCAAGCGTCTTCCAGAGGGGGGTGTCGCGGAAGGAGAGGCGGTGGCGGCTGGGCTCGGTCACGGGGCCGAAGCTACTGGGTGGCCACCGGGGCGGAAAGACGGCGAACGGCGGCCATTCTCACTCCTTTCGCCGGGGTGAATCGGCCCGGCGATCGCAGGGTGATTGCCAGCCGCGGAGTCCCTTGACTGAAACAACAATATCCCATATTCATACCAGCGTTTACATATCATGAAGTAGATAACTGATGTTTTACACTGGATCTCCGGTTCGACCGTGCTCACCGCAGCGCAACTGAGGGCCGCAAGGGCTCTTCTGGGCCTCGATCAACGCCGGCTCGCGGAGCTTTCCAGCCTTTCGGTTCCCACCATTCAGCGGATGGAAGCCAGCGACGGCATCGTTCGCGGCAATGTCGATTCGCTCATGAAGGTCGTCGCGGCCCTCGAGACCGCGGGAGCCGAGCTGATCGCCGACGGCGCGGCGAGCGGAGAAGGTGGGCGCGGCGTGCGGCTCAGGGCGCCGAGCGCGGGCACTCCCCCGGCATCGCCGAAACCCGTGGCATGATGAAGTGAGCGCGATTCCCGTCACTGCGGTGCTCTGGTGGGTGGGCGCGTTTCTGGCCACGGCGGTGCTAGCCGCTGTCATTGCCCGAACGAGTGCCGCGACGCGGTTGGCTTACGGCCTGACCGCGACGGTCTCCGCAGTCGGGCTATTCTTTGCGCTGGCAAGCCTGCTCGGCGGCAGCGATCCCTCAATGATGACGCTCCCCCTCGGGGTCCCCTGGGTGGGCTCGCACTTCCGGCTCGATGGCCTCTCGAGCTTCTTCCTCGTCGTCGTAAACCTCGGAGGGTTCGTCTCGAGCCTCTACGCGCTCGGTTACGGCCGCCACGAACCCGCGCCCGAACGAGTCCTCCCCTTCTTTCCGGCCTTCCTGGCCGGGATGAACCTCGTGGTTGTCGCGGACGACGCCTTTACCTTCCTCCTGAGCTGGGAGTTCATGTCGCTCGCGTCCTGGGCCTTGGTCATGGCTCACCACCGCGAGGCGGACAATGCCCGGGCCGGATACATCTACATCGTCATGGCGAGTGCGGGGACGCTGGCTTTGCTCCTCGCCTTCGGCCTGATGGCGGGACCGGAAGGCGCATACAGCTTCGACGCGATCCGAGAAGGAAGGCTTCCGACACAGGTCGCCTCCGCCGTCCTCGCCCTCGCTCTGCTCGGGGCGGGATCGAAGGCGGGGATCGTCCCCCTCCACGTCTGGCTCCCCCTGGCACATCCCGCCGCTCCGAGCCACGTCTCGGCGCTGATGAGCGGGGTCATGACCAAGGTGGCTGTCTACGCGGTCATACGGATCCTCTTCGACCTCCTCGAGCCCACGGAGTGGTGGTGGGGAACGCTCGTTCTCGTGCTGGGCGGGATCACCGCGGTCATGGGGGTACTCTATGCACTCATGCAGCATGACTTGAAGCGCCTGCTCGCCTACCACACGGTCGAAAACATCGGGATCATCTTCATCGGGCTCGGGCTGGCGCTCGCCTTTCGCGCCAACGGCATGGATGGGGCGGCCGCGCTCGCCTTCACGGCCGCGCTCTTCCATGTTCTCAACCACTCCCTCTTCAAGAGCCTCCTCTTTTTCGGCTCTGGCGCCGTGCTCACCGCGACGGGGCATCGCGACATGGAGAAGCTCGGCGGCCTGATCCACCGCATGCCCGCGACGAGCTTCACCTTCCTCGTCGCCGCCGTCGCGATCTCGGGCCTCCCACCCCTAAACGGCTTCGTCTCCGAGTGGCTGACATTCCAGGCCATCCTGTTGAGCCCGGACTCGCCGCAGTGGGACCTGAAGATCCTCGTCCCCGCGGTCGGGGCGCTGCTGGCTCTGTCCGCGGCGCTCGCCGCGGCGTGCTTCGTCAAGGCGTTCGGCGTGAGCTTTCTGGGCCGACCGAGGAGCCTCGCGGCGGCGGCGGCGCGGGAGACCGACCGCTTCTCGCTCGCCGCCATGTTCGCGCTGACGTTCCTCTGCCTCGTGGCTGGCGTTCTACCGGGATTCGTGATCGACGCCATCGGTCCGGCGGCCCAGATCGGCACGGGAACGCGGATGCCGGCGCAGAGTGCGCTTCCCTGGCTCTC is from Gemmatimonadota bacterium and encodes:
- a CDS encoding helix-turn-helix domain-containing protein → MLTAAQLRAARALLGLDQRRLAELSSLSVPTIQRMEASDGIVRGNVDSLMKVVAALETAGAELIADGAASGEGGRGVRLRAPSAGTPPASPKPVA
- a CDS encoding Nramp family divalent metal transporter, yielding MTEPSRHRLSFRDTPLWKTLGPGVVMAGAAVGVSHLVQATRAGADYGYLLLWAVLLACLSKYPFLEFAPRYAAATGESLVTGYRRLGPWALWTYVAITVGTMFAVLASVTLVTAGIAGQLLGTYLTSFQWSLAVLGLCGFLILSGRYPALDSTMKAIMAVLGVLTVLAVALAFTRPGTPDPLYIPPAIWNGAGLAFVIALMGWMPIPLDVGVWHSLWTLERRNQTGHVPTVRHAVTDFNLGYGAASIMAVLFLALGATLMYGSGDPTPVGSVAFAERLISLYRTSLGAWSVPIIGTAALVTMFSTTLAVSDGIPRVFQALYRELFAVPPGARVSRAPEVVSMAALFAGAILILSVMSERLTGLVDLATTLSFLTTPILAVFNLRLLTGPHTPEAARPKGGLLLLARASAAFLVGFALLFLYWRFFL
- the hyfB gene encoding hydrogenase 4 subunit B, yielding MSAIPVTAVLWWVGAFLATAVLAAVIARTSAATRLAYGLTATVSAVGLFFALASLLGGSDPSMMTLPLGVPWVGSHFRLDGLSSFFLVVVNLGGFVSSLYALGYGRHEPAPERVLPFFPAFLAGMNLVVVADDAFTFLLSWEFMSLASWALVMAHHREADNARAGYIYIVMASAGTLALLLAFGLMAGPEGAYSFDAIREGRLPTQVASAVLALALLGAGSKAGIVPLHVWLPLAHPAAPSHVSALMSGVMTKVAVYAVIRILFDLLEPTEWWWGTLVLVLGGITAVMGVLYALMQHDLKRLLAYHTVENIGIIFIGLGLALAFRANGMDGAAALAFTAALFHVLNHSLFKSLLFFGSGAVLTATGHRDMEKLGGLIHRMPATSFTFLVAAVAISGLPPLNGFVSEWLTFQAILLSPDSPQWDLKILVPAVGALLALSAALAAACFVKAFGVSFLGRPRSLAAAAARETDRFSLAAMFALTFLCLVAGVLPGFVIDAIGPAAQIGTGTRMPAQSALPWLSIIPVAESRSSYNGLFVFLFIVAATMFSALVIHRLASRAHRRAPAWDCGFPDASPATQYTAGSFAQPIRRVYGTVFFRAREHVHMPQPGDTGPARLEVRLTDLIWDRLYVPLAEAVGRVADRLNPFQFLTIRRYLGLVLVALVTLLVLVALWP
- a CDS encoding NUDIX domain-containing protein gives rise to the protein MSSARRTHIDRPALLRPIPVMTEPAPQEKTIPVVAAVIREGERYLVGRRPPEKRHGGMWEFPGGKLLAGESLLDAARRELGEELGLEVTGLGRELFRTRDPGSPFEIRFVEVSVRGAPRATEHTELGWFTAGELAAIPLAPADARFVREGTAGDN